The Penaeus monodon isolate SGIC_2016 unplaced genomic scaffold, NSTDA_Pmon_1 PmonScaffold_8367, whole genome shotgun sequence DNA segment AGTTTACAAAGTACACACTGCAGGACAATGCAAGGGTCATGTGAAGTTACTATACTTGGAGATAGGCAATAACCTTTCCTTTATTATCAGTAAATTAAGGATTATGGTTAAAACATTCAACTGCTTCCCTTAATTTCATATTACAAAATCTGAGAATGATAcatagttgtttttttgtttttttttgccaaacaaGCAAAATTGCATATAGATTTTACTGCTGCTAGAACCATcagtttaattattcatatttagcGTCTGATTGATGTTTTTTCAGTACCAGTGACTCACCACTGTATTCAGCATATCCATTATCCTCTATTTTACTGCTGCTAGAACCATcagtttaattattcatatttagcGTCTGATTGATGTTTTTTCAGTACCAGTGACTCACCACTGTATTCAGCATATCCATTATCCTCTCTTTAACCATTTAATAGTTTCTATATTTTCTAATGTTATGGCAGCTATAGGTTCTCTAAGGTCTCCATTGTATGAGGAATTGTTTTCAAATCAAAATCtttataagatttttattttcaagaaaataaaatgctGGTAGTTTAGATATCATTGTAGTTTGAAGAAAACCAGATAAATGTAAAGTTCCAATATTATATTCTGAGATTCATGGTTAACTGCTGCATCaaccatataattatatttccagTAGCTTTCTACAAATGACTGAAAACCACACTTACGAGTTTAACACTAAAAAAAGCATATGAtgatgatcccctacattggcATCTCCATCTCTTAAGTAcccccatgacaacaatgagCAGGGGTGCCACATGAAAAAGAATACTGCCTCCTCCCTGCAGCCAACACCGATCCAATTTACTGATGTAATGAGCCTTTTACTGTCTCACAGAAGGGTCAAGCACACCAGACATTTTTCACTTATGTCAAGACAAATAGTCATAGTAGTTGATAGAttaaaaaccccaagaaaatCAAGCTTAGATTATGCAGTTATTttgatggccttttttttttttttctttccttagaaTTATTTCATAGTGATATAGAATTTGTACTTTACATTCTCAAggatgatggttaatggttaatggttaaaagcaagagaaatgtgctagacatctaaggtcatgtagcactatagttaatgttagggaagggtggttgagttagtgattagttgtctaagctgggcaaaggaattggtgagtgaaagggttagggtcgggtgtggtaaggagttagattagatgaaggatatgtatacgtttgaggaaagagaataggttgttgaagcagaagtgtgggattctgaaaggatgtctgataggttgggaggtgggTGAAGGAGGATAGatgggaaagcagaggtacgggttgtttcaaacgtgggcacgataataggatgtgtgggattgaaagggaacattacataaggaacaaggaagatacggatactgtgaaagggacattggtttgaaagggaggtgtgacataaggtgttttctgattgataagtatggatgagacataaaggaatgtggggatgagacaaatgataattggggattgtattggaggatgtgttagaaaggtctcttgaaagcatacaatagatggactataagaggaaaggatatgacgaaggtcaggtctgtgggagcggaaaccgcgaatattccaatgaaggatagttatactttactgagtTTGagaggggaagcagctagagggtgggaaaaggactgagaggtctgagatgggagaggtgtgggagttggtgttctactaggagggtattaggagatgggggGTCTGAgaaagggatacttgtgacataagggattcacgtgtgtatccaggagggagtggaagggatagaggggatggtgggagggataatgtgggcggggttgggtcggggggatgggctgtgttgggaggggtaggaggattgggtgtaggggggatatcgttaggaggaggatggatatcagcagttacttggagtgtggaaagAGCAGGAGTtgaaagatttggaggttgagtggcagttttcattaggtaatcttgaatattttcaatggtttcttcttctgagttggtttgggagttttggggatataggatttcttgtgaggggggaagagaggactggtgtctcaagcaaaggagtaaaggaaggtggtggtgattgtgtggtaggggaagagggggtggaacgtttgttctgtctgttacgggtagtgcgaggagggagaggggaaggtgttggggttgtggtggtgattgagatatctgtagtagagattggagtgtctggatttaggatggcaaaagagtttgactggggaaggtaggaggtagaagagggggtttagatgtaggggggtggtttaggagaattggtagaatgagcagtattactggagtaaggagtaagagagaaaccacgtcgacgtgcttcttgtctggcttcacgtagtgtgagtccaagtttgaatctgagagttgctacctcagactcaaatttgtaggtgggacagcctctataaaatacattatgggggccgccacagttggcacatgtgcgtgattgtgcagggcagttagatcggtatggccggttgggcacatagtgggcatctggctgtggaacggcaatgtttggctgggtgtcctagacgccaacaattttggcactgacgtggaggaggttggtatggacgaacagggagggattctcctcctatatagacgttaagggaaggtcatgtctacggaaggtaattttggctatgtttgtgggtttctttcgattacctctggggggaatggagtagcattgtactgacgttgcatcatagtctgtgagacaggcaagtaggtcttctccacaatctgaccaatctttgtcatagattgggcaatttgctggggagattgaaactgttccggtgcaagtattgagggttggatggggttaccatatatgtctgttagttttgttaatgctatagcttggtttttggatgttactgtaacaagacgggagcggtcgggtcggctacggaaagagactttacctacttgtttttggagacattgttggaagagaagggtgttgtcagagtagggagctgtgggagggatcacgaaaatcggtcccatttggctgcgctgaagagggtattcaatattgttgtagtgatagggtagtcgaagggcgggtgcgtgacgatggaggttgtgggggtagaggtgatgaagttgagcgtgctgggagagtggaaatgttcgttaaggattggttgttggctactgtactagtaggcattgatgagggggtagttgttgcagtgttcggagccgtggtcaaaggagagcctggggtcagggaatcgggtgggtttacatcgttggggctattttgataaaggggcaagcctcattgcccctaatagtgagataagttttcattactggccatggtaagcctggattatgttggggataaaacagtccacccctcagggtccccttgagggtaagggctagataaaaatcaggggaataccgtgcccatggctccctcaggccgttcaggactggcacaaagtcagcctttcatcctttcagcacggctctcacaccttaggagtgGATAgcaaagggtttggtgaagggacagaaacgaaaattgggaagagaataaagaccatgcaaaattattgagtcgagggctgagtcccaaggttgggagttccccatcattgggtcccagtctccgcctcctaagccccccccccccgacaacaacggcaagggattggggggtctCAAGGATGATAGAAAAATATTCCTTCATTCATAATCAATGTATTCATTCAACTAGAAGATAATACTCACATTAGTTCCTCACTTCTGGCTATTTGTTTGAGAGGTTTAGAAAAGTCATTTAGtgcaggttaggttaggttagaatttaAACAGTTAGAAAAGCACAAAAGTAAAGTTGTTTTTTCTACCACCAAAGGGTTCCCAAATTGAAAACAAGTTACTGTCAAAAAAATTAAGCCATTCacaaaatctatttttattactgttcaccataagaaaaaagaatacccttttcttttttcttttttttttgttgacaaaGAGTGTACTTGGAACGTGAAATTAAATAGTCTGGTAATCTTACATACATTTTACTTGACACTGTAATGCAAATCTACCAAGCCAGTGGGAAAGAACATATCTGTATACTTTAGGCAATATTTGAATATGACAtttacattttctctcattcAAGAAAAATACTTATAATGCAATTCTGTTCCCTgtgttcgacttttttttttaatatacctggatagttgcctttttttctctcctggtaTGAAGGGTCATtatatttaatctaaaaaaatgtatacatttgaCGTCTTGAATGAATATGAGTATACTTATTAAAGTGTTACCTTATCAATCAAATAACCCAATACATAAGTAAAAGACATTGAAACAAAGTGATGTTTATTTCAAGCCATAAAAAATAGTGCTACAGAAATTAAGAAGGCATAATGCACAGAAACAAAGGAGGCTGTTCTTTGGAAGTACTGGCAACCAATGTACTATAATCTGTGCAATTGATTCTACACTATATCTATACAAAATATCCAATAGTGATACATAAACCAGACACACATAAATCACTGAAAATTTATTCCTGTTAAAGCTTATAAATTATATAGGTAATAGACAAGTATATTTACAGCTGCAAGAAGAAATTATGCAGTTTTGAGACTTCTACCATCTCCATTTCGACGAATAAAGTCATTGGTATCTAAATATTACATATCTTATGGATGGAGAACTTCCAATACATAAAAGTCTACCATAGGTAAGGCAGAAATGGTAGATCCCTGACAATTACAAAACATCTAGCAGTTCttataacaaagatgcaaatcacattcatttcacatttaatacaaaatattaagaATGAACCAAAGTTACAAGAATCAAAACTGAGAAGAAAATCATATCATGTCTGCCATGAACACATTTAAAGTTGAAGAGTATAGATTTGGTAATTAACATGAGATTCTGTACATTCATTCCTGATGTTTTAGAAATCTTATAAAATCACATTTTGCAAAGAGGAATTCAAACAACACCCACTCAGGTGATTGTttaggaatgtaaaaaaaaaatccctatgatagacctatcaataataataataataataataataataataataataataatattaatagtaataataaagataaacacagaggaaagaggtggaaggCTGACTTGACCATACAATTTATCGAATGGTCTGAGCAAGCATGGATATCGGATGGCCTTTGTTTGCATCGGCCTGTTTCTTGTCCTTTTTGTCCATGGCCCAGCATTTCCACATCCGGATGGTCTCGTCGGCAGCTGCACTCACTACCATCTGGCCGTCAGGAGACACACACAGCTCCAGTACTCTGCCTGTGTGACCTGTAGAGGAAGGCAACTGGGATTTTAGTCAATGTTCTTGAAAATGCTTTAGATAATAATAGAGGTTATGTTTAGATTTAAAATGCAGAATATGTAACTCTTTGTATTCTTATTTAATAACACTGGCTAAGTAATGAGGGAAATTAGTAACAAcctcatcaaacaaacaaaaaggaaacatactaaaatctaaatacaaaaaatggataataacataaaaatcagttaaaaaactGTATGGAAGTATTCTAATCAATATCCTAAATCAGAAGCAGTATATTCAtgacatcatacaaaaaaatttaaaacagatcCATAAATAAAAGTCAAAAGAGCAACAGATATTGATGCAACTTACCTGTGAGGTCAGCCACCTTTGCCATAGATGGGTACTTCCAGATGGTCAGCTGATTGTTAGAGAATCCATGGCCTGATATGAACTCTTTGTAGTGTGCAGACCAAACAATGGATGACAcctaaatcaatatataaaatt contains these protein-coding regions:
- the LOC119571850 gene encoding cell division cycle protein 20 homolog (The sequence of the model RefSeq protein was modified relative to this genomic sequence to represent the inferred CDS: added 51 bases not found in genome assembly), which codes for MNTTPVHTLTQHQAAVKAVAWCPWQNNLLATGGGTADRTIRLWNCTTGICLKDTTTNSQVSSIVWSAHYKEFISGHGFSNNQLTIWKYPSMAKVADLTGHTGRVLELCVSPDGQMVVSAAADETIRMWKCWAMDKKDKKQADANKGHPISMLAQTIR